The Synchiropus splendidus isolate RoL2022-P1 chromosome 1, RoL_Sspl_1.0, whole genome shotgun sequence genome includes a window with the following:
- the rnf165a gene encoding E3 ubiquitin-protein ligase RNF165 translates to MVLVHVGYLVLPVFGSVRNRGAHFTRHQHSHATSCRHFHLGAPQAPISAEFPLGHASQPPQTGLAPQLSPGHHPPLTALPAAPQFQDVPGPPFLPQALHQQYLIQQQLLEAQHRRILPHSRRTQERMPINPHRLRPGYEYSPPLHVPQPMTQQPRYLAEGTDWDLSVDAGLPHHQYQLQQLPQHYQHYLASPRMHHFPRNTSSAQVVVHEIRNYPYPQLHLLALQSLNPSRHATAVRESYEELLQLEDRLGSVNRGAVQTTIERFTFPHKYKKRKPLQLKIGEEEEEMDVDEKCTICLSMLEDGEDVRRLPCMHLFHQGCVDQWLATSRKCPICRVDIETQLNPDS, encoded by the exons GAGCTCACTTCACCAGGCATCAACACAGCCATGCTACCTCCTGTCGACACTTTCATCTGGGCGCTCCGCAGGCGCCCATCTCAGCAGAGTTTCCTTTAGGTCACGCCAGCCAGCCCCCACAGACGGGCCTGGCCCCCCAACTTTCCCCGGGACATCACCCGCCCCTCACTGCCCTGCCTGCCGCCCCGCAGTTTCAGGATGTGCCCGGGCCTCCATTTCTACCTCAGGCCTTACACCAGCAATACCtcatccagcagcagcttctggaaGCGCAGCACCGCCGGATTCTCCCCCACTCCAG AAGAACACAGGAGCGGATGCCCATCAACCCTCACCGGTTGCGGCCGGGCTACGAGTACTCCCCTCCCCTTCACGTTCCTCAGCCAATGACACAGCAGCCGCGGTACCTGGCCGAGGGCACTGACTG GGATCTGAGCGTTGACGCTGGCCTGCCTCACCACCAgtatcagctgcagcagctaccACAGCACTATCAGCATTACTTGGCCTCTCCCAGGATGCACCACTTCCCCAGAAACACGTCCTCTGCACAGGTG GTCGTTCATGAAATCAGAAACTACCCTTACCCCCAGCTGCACCTTCTGGCCCTCCAAAGTCTGAATCCTTCAAGGCACGCAACCGCTGTCCGGGAAAGCTACGAg gagctgctgcagttggAGGACCGATTGGGAAGTGTGAACAGAGGAGCAGTTCAGACGACGATAGAGAGATTCACCTTCCCACACAAGTACAAGAAG AGGAAGCCCCTGCAGCTAAAGattggggaggaggaggaggagatggatgtGGACGAGAAATGTACCATCTGTTTGTCAAtgctggaggacggagaagatGTTAG GAGATTACCCTGCATGCACCTCTTCCATCAGGGCTGCGTGGACCAGTGGCTGGCCACCAGCAGGAAGTGTCCAATCTGTCGCGTGGACATCGAAACACAGCTGAACCCTGACAGCTGA
- the LOC128765697 gene encoding lipoxygenase homology domain-containing protein 1-like isoform X1 — translation MILAVSDNDLRNYFETGRTDIFTIETGDIGKINRLLIGHTNEGLRAGWFLDSVQISVPVHGVEYMFPSHRWLCKDEADGKVEVEIYPSEILDIEQLINYEVTVVTGDVRAGGTNANVFCQIYGEEGKTEVLSLKSRSNNFERGTTEIFKIEAQDVGKIYKMRIGHDGKGIGDGWFLETVDLKRLKMAMVQVEVKKEEPKKDKKKDKKKKKKEEEVELIEELQEVVETFHFPCSRWLARDEEDGEIVVELLTDDNEDLDENFYEVHVFTGTMFGAGTDANVYINIYGDVGDTGERRLRKSNNLNKFEKGQEDVFNITAIDLGTLKKLRIRHDNRQAGAGWFLDRVEIVDNKDDTTYFFPCKRWLAIDEDDGQLARELVPVDEAFMKKGDEDDEDSEATLGLEQKAMSTTYTVRIKTGDKKYAGTDANVFMILYGSKDDTGIINLKASKTHKNKFERGMIDEFVVEAVDIGALKKVRIGHDNRGGGSAGWFLDWVEIDAPSMGQKLRFPCGRWLDKGEDDGAIVRDLFPNSLQTELYTPFVPYEIKIFTSDVFGAGTDADVFIVLYGRNAVCTEEKCLCVNKRERIMYFERGAEDMFIVELEDVGDVIEKIRIGHDNRGVNPGWHLDRVEIRRLLRKGKGSETVIFPCERWLAKSEDDRETVRELVPSDIITEKLSRDGSLKVTEVEVEDALETHTYKVSVITGDVYGAGTDANVFLTIYGDLGDTGERKLSKSETNSNKFERGSVDKFTIEAVDLGQVFKIKIRHDNSMVSPDWYLDQVEVVDVDTEEVFLFLCERWLSRKREDRRIKRIFYVKGYEGVREGLNTMKNSALTLKSVDSNMNKKSKKKKEEEVELPMIPYHITICTGLERDASTTSRAFVIITGAGHRQTERLWLNLPDGRKGFEAGSLQNFEIQGCDVGDIKKVELGHDGATPESCWLVDELAVAVPTNGVKYIFACMCWLAKDRGDGLTARVFNVLDAEAISISQKVIYEVTVVTGDVQNAGTDTLIFMSVFGANGSTEEMLLQKNEDRFERGQEDTFNMEIDDIAPLRKMRLRIDGTGSRPDWFLDKVIMRNLATEAVSVFEYEEWLSRTRGPKRTMICEMAAVVDEELMVDLTTYIIQVKTSDVSGAGTDAKVCVIIFGENGDSGTLLLKESQKSNKFERKQVDTFRFTDILSLGDLSKVRVWHNNKGAAPGWHLEYIDVKDELMDKTFRFPCDRWLAKNDDDGQIMRELACANNEYLDLDEKTKYEICVTTGDSAETKENAWIVLEGRKGRSKEFVMENSSKKKRFLRGNVDRFEFSSKNLGDIAGICLGHTPKDGKKVKGEAHWHVAEVVVTERELGNKYFFSCNALIPLSPKRDDFLTFECSKNIESFASKARSLVPVKYEIITITGDEKGAGTDANVFITIYGTNGDSGRRQLRQKFRNLFEREQTDRFLLEMLDMGELQKARVEHDNSGISPGWLLDRVEVTNTANGVTTIFLCGKWLDTKKADGQIVRVLHPKY, via the exons ATGATCCTGGCCGTCTCGGACAACGACCTCAGGAACTACTTTGAGACCGGACGCACCGACATCTTTACCATTGAAACTGGAGACATAGGAaag ATCAACCGCCTCCTCATCGGACACACCAATGAAGGTCTGCGTGCTGGTTGGTTTCTGGACAGTGTCCAGATCTCCGTGCCAGTCCATGGGGTGGAGTACATGTTCCCAAGCCATCGTTGGCTGTGCAAAGATGAGGCTGATGGGAAAGTGGAGGTGGAGATTTACCCCAGTGAAATACTGGACATTGAGCAGT TAATCAACTACGAAGTGACGGTGGTCACCGGGGACGTCCGCGCCGGAGGCACCAACGCCAATGTCTTCTGCCAGATTTATGGAGAGGAGGGGAAAACCGAAGTGCTTTCTCTCAAGAGCCGATCCAACAACTTTGAAAGAGGCACCACCGAGATCTTCAAG ATAGAGGCTCAGGATGTGGGGAAGATCTACAAGATGAGGATCGGCCACGATGGCAAGGGTATAGGAGACGGCTGGTTCCTGGAAACGGTGGACTTAAAAAGGCTGAAGATGGCAATGGTGCAGGTtgaggtgaagaaggaggaacctaagaaggacaagaagaaggacaagaaaaagaagaagaaagaagaagaagtggagcTCATTGAGGAACTCCAGGAAGTGGTGGAAACTTTTCACTTTCCTTGCAGCCGCTGGTTAGCCAGGGATGAGGAGGATGGCGAGATAGTTGTGGAGCTGCTGACCGATGACAACGAAGACCTGGACG AGAATTTCTACGAGGTCCATGTGTTCACTGGGACGATGTTTGGCGCCGGGACAGATGCCAATGTTTACATCAACATCTACGGGGACGTGGGTGACACCGGGGAGCGACGGCTCAGGAAGTCAAACAACTTAAACAAGTTTGAGAAAGGCCAG GAAGACGTTTTCAACATCACTGCCATTGATCTGGGGACGCTGAAGAAGCTGAGAATCCGCCATGACAACAGGCAGGCCGGGGCGGGCTGGTTCCTGGACCGAGTGGAGATTGTAGACAACAAAGATGACACCAC CTATTTCTTTCCTTGCAAACGCTGGCTGGCCATTGATGAGGACGATGGTCAGCTTGCCAGGGAGCTTGTTCCTGTGGACGAGGCCTTTATGAAGAagggagatgaagatgatgaagattcTGAAGCAACCCTGGGTCTGGAACAAAAGG CGATGTCAACAACATACACCGTACGGATCAAAACTGGAGACAAGAAATACGCCGGCACCGACGCCAACGTCTTCATGATCCTCTACGGCAGCAAGGATGACACTG GGATTATCAACCTGAAGGCTTCGAAGACTCACAAGAATAAGTTTGAGAGGGGAATGATTGATGAGTTTGTCGTGGAGGCCGTCGACATCGGAGCGCTGAAGAAAGTGCGGATCGGACATGACAACCGAG GGGGAGGCTCGGCAGGCTGGTTCCTAGATTGGGTGGAAATCGATGCTCCATCCATGGGACAGAAGCTGCGCTTCCCATGTGGACGCTGGTTAGACAAGGGAGAAGATGATGGCGCCATCGTCCGGGACCTTTTCCCAAATTCTCTTCAGACCGAACTTTACACTCCAt TTGTTCcgtatgagatcaaaatcttcACCAGTGACGTGTTCGGAGCTGGAACTGACGCTGACGTCTTCATCGTCTTGTACGGTCGTAACGCTGTGTGCACTGAGGAGAAGTGTCTGTGCGTCAACAAGAGGGAGAGGATCATGTACTTTGAGAGGGGAGCTGAGGACATGTTCATAGTTGAG CTTGAGGATGTCGGCGACGTCATTGAAAAGATCCGTATTGGTCATGACAATCGTGGGGTCAATCCAGGCTGGCATCTGGACCGTGTGGAGATCAGGCGACTGCTCAGGAAGGGAAAG GGATCCGAGACTGTCATCTTTCCATGTGAACGCTGGCTTGCCAAGTCGGAGGACGACAGAGAGACGGTGAGAGAGCTGGTTCcctctgacatcatcactgaGAAGCTCTCCAGGGACGGCAGCCTGAAAGTCACCGAGGTTGAAGTCGAGGACGCTCTGGAGA CTCACACCTACAAAGTGTCAGTGATCACCGGTGATGTGTACGGCGCGGGAACGGACGCAAACGTCTTCCTGACCATCTACGGAGACCTGGGAGACACCGGAGAGAGAAAACTCAGCAAGTCTGAGACCAACAGCAACAAGTTTGAACGAGGCTCA GTGGACAAGTTCACCATCGAGGCTGTGGATCTGGGGCAggtttttaaaatcaaaatccGTCATGATAACAGCATGGTCAGCCCGGACTGGTacctggaccaggtggaggtGGTCGATGTAGACACGGAGGAGGttttcctcttcctgtgtgaGAGATGGTTGTCCAGGAAGAGAGAGGACAGGCGCATCAAGAGAATCTTCTACGTCAAG GGCTATGAAGGGGTCAGAGAGGGTCTCAATACTATGAAGAACTCTGCCCTTACTCTGAAGAGTGTCGACAGCAATATGAACaagaagagcaaaaaaaagaaggaggaggaagtggagctgcCAA TGATTCCTTACCACATCACCATCTGTACTGGACTGGAGCGAGACGCCAGCACCACCAGCAGGGCTTTTGTCATCATCACCGGAGCcggtcacagacagacagagcggCTCTGGCTGAACCTGCCTGATGGTAGGAAGGGCTTCGAGGCCGGGTCGCTGCAGAACTTCGAGATTCAGGGCTGTGACGTTGGAGATATCAAGAAGGTTGAG CTCGGACATGACGGAGCAACTCCTGAGAGCTGCTGGCTGGTTGATGAGCTCGCCGTTGCCGTGCCAACCAATGGGGTCAAATATATCTTTGCATGCATGTGCTGGCTGGCCAAAGACAGAGGAGATGGTTTGACGGCTCGGGTTTTCAATGTACTTGATGCGGAGGCCATCTCCATCTCTCAGAAG GTCATCTACGAGGTCACTGTGGTCACCGGGGATGTGCAGAACGCAGGAACGGACACCTTGATCTTCATGTCAGTGTTCGGGGCCAACGGAAGCACCGAGGAGATGCTGCTGCAGAAGAACGAAGACAG GTTTGAGCGAGGCCAGGAGGACACGTTCAACATGGAGATCGATGACATCGCCCCGCTGAGGAAGATGAGGCTTCGTATTGACGGCACCGGGAGTCGACCTGATTGGTTCCTCGATAAG GTGATCATGCGAAACCTGGCAACAGAAGCGGTGTCTGTGTTCGAGTATGAAGAGTGGCTGTCCCGGACACGTGGACCCAAAAGGACCATGATCTGTGAGATGGCCGCAGTGGTGGACGAGGAGCTGATGGTGGATCTCACGACGTACATCATCCAGGTCAAGACCAGCGATGTATCAG GAGCTGGCACTGACGCCAAAgtgtgtgtcatcattttcGGCGAGAACGGCGACTCGGGGACTCTGCTTCTCAAAGAGTCGCAAAAGTCCAACAAGTTTGAGCGCAAACAAGTGGACACCTTTCGGTTCACCGACATCCTGAGCCTGGGAGATCTGTCCAAAGTGCGCGTGTGGCACAACAACAAAG GAGCCGCACCTGGTTGGCACTTGGAGTACATCGACGTGAAGGACGAGCTGATGGACAAAACCTTCCGCTTTCCTTGTGACCGCTGGCTGGCCAAGAACGACGACGACGGGCAGATAATGAGGGAGCTGGCGTGTGCGAACAACGAGTACCTGGACCTGGATGAGAAAACCA AGTACGAAATATGTGTCACCACCGGAGACTCGGCTGAGACCAAAGAGAACGCCTGGATCGTCCTGGAGGGGAGGAAAGGCCGATCAAAAGAATTTGTGATGGAGAATTCATCAAAGAAAAAGCGCTTCCTGCG GGGAAACGTTGACAGGTTTGAGTTCTCGTCCAAGAACCTGGGCGACATTGCTGGCATCTGTCTGGGTCACACGCCAAAGGACGGGAAGAAGGTGAAGGGAGAGGCCCACTGGCATGTGGCGGAAGTGGTCGTCACTGAGAGAGAGCTGGGCAATAA GTATTTCTTCAGCTGCAACGCCCTGATCCCTCTGTCTCCAAAAAGAGACGACTTCCTCACTTTCGAGTGCAGCAAGAACATCGAGAGCTTCGCCAGCAAAGCCCGGAGTCTGGTGCCGGTCAAGTACGAGATCATCACCATCACAGGAGACGAGAAAGGAGCGGGGACGGACGCCAATGTCTTCATCACCATCTACGGCACCAACGGGGACTCGGGCCGGCGGCAGCTGCGACAGAAGTTTCGCAATCTTTTCGAACGGGAGCAGACGGACCGCTTTCTCCTGGAGATGCTGGACATGGGTGAGCTGCAGAAGGCTCGAGTGGAGCACGACAACAGCGGCATCAGTCCCGGCTGGCTCCTGGACCGAGTGGAAGTGACCAACACGGCCAACGGTGTCACCACAATCTTCCTGTGCGGGAAGTGGCTGGACACCAAGAAGGCCGACGGGCAGATCGTCAGAGTTCTCCACCCCAAATATTAA